A region of Dethiosulfovibrio russensis DNA encodes the following proteins:
- the uppS gene encoding polyprenyl diphosphate synthase, producing MTEIDNKVAHLAIIMDGNGRWAKKRGLPRLLGHRAGVNTLERVVYAAKDRGIRYLSVYAFSNENWNRPSVEIKGLMKLFSYYARKKLRDLVKADIRVRFAGRKEGLPDSVIKAMDVAETETSDCEKMTLIACFNYGGRQEIVDSVNRFVKEHPGEPISEDAICSNLYMPEVPDPDLIVRTSGELRLSNFWLWQSSYSEFFFTSSLWPDFTPEVLDEALNTFNKRERRYGGLK from the coding sequence ATGACTGAAATCGACAACAAGGTCGCTCATCTAGCGATCATAATGGATGGAAATGGACGGTGGGCGAAGAAGAGAGGATTGCCTCGGCTTTTAGGTCATAGAGCGGGGGTAAATACCCTCGAGAGAGTCGTCTATGCCGCAAAAGACAGGGGGATTCGGTATCTGTCTGTCTATGCCTTCTCTAACGAGAACTGGAACCGTCCTTCCGTTGAGATAAAGGGATTGATGAAGCTTTTCAGTTATTATGCCCGTAAGAAACTCCGAGATCTGGTAAAAGCGGATATCAGGGTTAGGTTCGCCGGTAGAAAAGAGGGGTTGCCAGATTCGGTAATCAAGGCTATGGACGTGGCCGAAACAGAGACCTCCGATTGTGAAAAAATGACCCTCATAGCTTGTTTTAACTATGGAGGAAGACAGGAGATCGTCGATAGCGTGAACCGTTTTGTGAAGGAACATCCAGGTGAACCGATATCGGAGGATGCTATATGTTCCAATCTTTATATGCCGGAGGTTCCCGATCCAGACCTTATCGTTCGTACCAGCGGAGAGCTTCGATTGAGCAATTTTTGGCTGTGGCAGAGCAGTTATAGCGAGTTTTTTTTCACATCCTCTCTGTGGCCGGATTTTACTCCCGAGGTTTTGGACGAAGCTTTAAATACTTTTAATAAGAGGGAAAGACGTTATGGCGGGCTTAAGTAA
- the rseP gene encoding RIP metalloprotease RseP has translation MIVDILAFVFIIAVCVVIHEYGHYRTAIACGVQVHEFSFGMGPAIYSFKGKRNLWSVRAFPIGGFVRLAGMEEDNEDEIVTPGMGFNEKSPFSRLAILFAGPLSNVLLAFFLTALLLWGHGILDMERPKIGTIMDGYPAQSAGLMPGDLVLSVGGETIEDWPSMAERIRSHDVEKPLVLRIERGEEIFSLSLSVPKDPATGYPLLGIQPGRVRFSALESVRRSISYTFAMTLAMVRGLFSWIVGQNQVDVSGPVGIASMAGQAAKQGGWALLSFLAIISLNLGIVNLFPFPALDGGRIVFILGEILTGKKLPEKVEGYVHFTGFVILIGLIAFITWQDILRLLTR, from the coding sequence ATGATCGTAGATATTTTGGCTTTTGTATTCATAATAGCCGTATGTGTCGTCATACACGAATACGGCCATTACAGGACCGCTATAGCCTGCGGCGTACAGGTCCACGAGTTCTCCTTCGGTATGGGGCCGGCGATATATAGCTTTAAGGGAAAGAGGAACCTTTGGTCCGTAAGGGCCTTCCCAATAGGAGGGTTCGTCCGTCTTGCCGGCATGGAGGAGGACAACGAGGACGAGATAGTGACCCCTGGAATGGGATTCAACGAGAAGTCTCCGTTCTCCCGCCTTGCTATATTGTTTGCAGGGCCCCTGTCGAACGTGTTATTGGCGTTTTTTCTGACTGCCCTGTTGTTGTGGGGACACGGAATCCTCGACATGGAACGGCCTAAAATCGGAACCATTATGGATGGATATCCAGCGCAGTCGGCTGGGCTGATGCCCGGCGACTTGGTGCTATCCGTCGGAGGTGAAACGATAGAGGACTGGCCATCCATGGCGGAGAGGATAAGATCCCACGACGTGGAAAAACCTCTGGTCCTGAGAATAGAGAGAGGAGAGGAGATCTTTTCCCTTTCGCTGTCCGTCCCTAAAGATCCCGCGACCGGTTACCCCTTGCTGGGTATCCAGCCCGGGAGGGTCAGATTTTCTGCCCTGGAAAGCGTGAGGAGATCTATTTCCTACACATTCGCCATGACTTTGGCCATGGTGAGAGGACTGTTTTCCTGGATAGTCGGTCAGAACCAAGTGGACGTATCCGGTCCCGTAGGCATCGCGTCCATGGCGGGACAGGCCGCAAAACAAGGTGGTTGGGCTCTGCTCTCCTTCCTGGCCATAATCAGTTTGAACCTCGGGATCGTAAACCTATTTCCCTTTCCTGCCTTGGATGGAGGCCGGATAGTGTTTATCCTAGGGGAAATTCTGACCGGGAAGAAATTACCCGAGAAGGTGGAGGGCTACGTTCATTTTACGGGGTTCGTGATATTGATAGGGTTGATCGCCTTTATAACGTGGCAGGATATCCTCAGGTTGCTTACCAGGTAG
- a CDS encoding phosphatidate cytidylyltransferase, whose amino-acid sequence MAGLSKKGRELLTRSLSGALIVIAILGGVSYGGWLWGVMVTLVGVISLDEFYQLAAKRLKISKGIGLIFGAAILMAVGLGHVESHVILVSLALAFIAVLSIEMLRRQYSGISTAIENGAGTLAGLVFVVLPWSFSVILRGGPYGKVLLLSVFLCTWACDVSAYVVGTLWGRHKLCDNISPNKTWEGFCSGVAGSFLMAAAIAYVRSFPPLPLLIVGLICGIAGQMGDLCESILKREASVKDTGKILPGHGGMLDRFDSVLISLTLVYFVFEVAWR is encoded by the coding sequence ATGGCGGGCTTAAGTAAGAAAGGCAGAGAGCTGCTAACTCGAAGTCTATCAGGTGCTCTGATCGTGATAGCCATATTGGGTGGCGTCTCCTACGGTGGGTGGCTGTGGGGAGTTATGGTCACCCTCGTGGGAGTTATATCCTTGGACGAGTTTTACCAGTTGGCTGCCAAGAGATTGAAGATATCCAAGGGGATCGGACTGATCTTCGGTGCTGCCATCCTTATGGCGGTAGGATTGGGACACGTGGAATCCCACGTGATCTTGGTCTCTCTGGCCTTGGCTTTTATAGCCGTACTGTCCATAGAGATGTTGAGACGCCAATATTCAGGGATAAGTACCGCCATAGAAAATGGAGCCGGAACCCTGGCGGGATTGGTCTTCGTAGTCCTGCCCTGGAGTTTTTCCGTGATACTTAGGGGAGGTCCTTACGGTAAGGTCCTCCTGCTCTCGGTGTTCCTTTGCACCTGGGCTTGCGACGTGTCCGCCTATGTCGTAGGAACTCTATGGGGAAGGCATAAACTATGCGACAACATAAGTCCAAACAAAACCTGGGAGGGTTTCTGCAGTGGCGTCGCCGGTAGTTTTCTGATGGCAGCCGCCATCGCCTATGTCAGAAGCTTTCCTCCGCTCCCTCTCCTGATCGTGGGGTTGATATGCGGGATAGCGGGCCAAATGGGCGATCTTTGCGAATCCATACTGAAACGAGAGGCCTCCGTCAAGGACACCGGAAAAATACTTCCAGGACACGGAGGAATGTTGGATAGATTTGACAGCGTTCTCATCAGCTTGACCCTGGTCTACTTCGTCTTCGAGGTGGCTTGGAGATGA
- the ispG gene encoding flavodoxin-dependent (E)-4-hydroxy-3-methylbut-2-enyl-diphosphate synthase, which translates to MSRSVSVGSLGIGGDNPVRVESMLKTPLSDREVCLDMLRRLSEAGCEMARVAFPSMDQGDDLKKLVELSPIPLMADIHFDPALAEKALEQGCPAIRINPGNMGDPRKLERIVHMARERKVPIRIGANSGSVSSRQVKDAGGNRGLALALAVEEQFLMLLHHDFHDVILSAKSTDVGETLEANGILHERYGEYPFHVGMTESGSGIPGITKSSVGLGLLLSKGIGDTIRVSLSDSPVLEVETGYEILRSLDLRHRGVEIISCPTCGRKKLDVVAVLSKIKPLLVDLPDGFKVAVMGCEVNGPQEARHADIGVAGSPTGIVFFRKGEIVGRCPLYKLEKEMSLLIEPYRLKS; encoded by the coding sequence ATGTCGCGATCTGTGTCGGTAGGCTCTCTCGGAATCGGTGGGGATAACCCGGTAAGGGTCGAGAGCATGCTGAAGACCCCCCTTAGCGACAGGGAGGTGTGTCTCGATATGCTTCGGAGACTCTCCGAGGCCGGATGCGAGATGGCCAGGGTCGCTTTCCCGTCTATGGACCAAGGGGACGATCTCAAAAAATTGGTAGAGCTCAGTCCTATCCCGTTGATGGCCGATATACACTTTGATCCCGCTCTAGCGGAGAAAGCCCTCGAACAGGGCTGTCCTGCGATCAGAATCAACCCGGGAAACATGGGAGATCCGAGAAAGCTCGAGAGAATTGTCCATATGGCGAGGGAAAGAAAGGTCCCAATCCGGATAGGTGCCAACAGCGGTTCCGTCAGTTCTAGACAGGTAAAGGATGCCGGAGGAAACAGGGGGTTGGCTCTCGCTCTCGCCGTGGAAGAACAATTTCTCATGTTGCTGCACCACGATTTTCACGATGTCATCCTTTCGGCGAAGTCGACCGATGTCGGAGAAACCCTGGAGGCGAACGGAATCCTCCATGAACGATATGGAGAATACCCCTTCCACGTCGGTATGACCGAATCGGGGTCCGGTATCCCAGGAATAACGAAAAGCTCCGTAGGACTTGGGCTTCTGTTATCCAAGGGAATAGGCGATACCATCAGGGTTAGCCTCAGCGACTCTCCCGTTCTGGAGGTCGAGACCGGCTATGAGATACTGCGATCTCTGGATCTGAGGCACAGAGGAGTGGAGATTATATCCTGTCCTACATGTGGAAGGAAGAAGCTCGACGTGGTGGCGGTGTTGTCCAAGATAAAGCCTCTCCTTGTCGACCTTCCCGACGGTTTCAAGGTAGCGGTGATGGGATGTGAGGTCAACGGGCCTCAGGAAGCCCGCCACGCCGATATAGGGGTGGCCGGGTCTCCTACGGGGATAGTCTTTTTCCGAAAAGGAGAGATCGTAGGAAGGTGCCCTCTATATAAACTTGAAAAAGAGATGAGTTTACTTATCGAGCCATATCGTCTAAAATCCTAG
- a CDS encoding YebC/PmpR family DNA-binding transcriptional regulator, producing MSGHSKWANIKHRKAAQDAKRGNLFQKLIKAIIIAAKEGGGDPATNIRLKAALDRAKAASVPSNNIERAIKRGTGEIEGATYEELAYEGYGPEGVAVIVECLTDNKNRTTPEIRMIFDRNGGSLGATGCVAWMFERRGVINIGGDDLNEEDLMEAALEAGAEDVENDGGFVVYTDPSVVDEVKEGLESKGFAIDEAESQLVPKTTVKIANPDKARKILKLMDLLEGHDDVQNVSSNFDIPEEIMDQVE from the coding sequence ATGTCAGGACACTCGAAATGGGCAAATATCAAACACAGGAAGGCCGCGCAGGACGCCAAAAGAGGAAACCTGTTTCAGAAACTCATCAAGGCCATCATAATAGCCGCTAAAGAGGGAGGAGGCGATCCGGCGACCAACATTCGTCTGAAAGCCGCTCTCGACAGGGCTAAAGCAGCAAGCGTTCCCTCGAATAACATAGAGAGAGCCATAAAAAGAGGCACCGGAGAGATAGAGGGAGCTACCTATGAAGAGCTGGCTTACGAGGGATACGGCCCCGAAGGAGTAGCCGTTATCGTGGAGTGCCTGACCGATAACAAAAATCGTACGACTCCTGAAATAAGGATGATCTTCGATCGAAACGGCGGATCTCTAGGAGCCACCGGCTGTGTTGCTTGGATGTTCGAGCGCAGAGGGGTCATAAACATCGGAGGGGACGACCTGAACGAGGAGGATCTGATGGAAGCAGCCCTGGAGGCCGGAGCCGAAGACGTTGAAAACGACGGAGGTTTCGTGGTCTATACGGATCCTTCCGTCGTGGATGAAGTCAAAGAAGGTCTGGAGTCCAAGGGATTCGCCATAGATGAGGCGGAAAGCCAGCTTGTTCCGAAAACCACGGTGAAGATAGCCAACCCCGACAAAGCCAGAAAGATCCTTAAGCTTATGGATCTTCTGGAAGGACACGACGACGTTCAGAACGTCTCCTCGAATTTTGATATCCC
- the dxr gene encoding 1-deoxy-D-xylulose-5-phosphate reductoisomerase has product MTDMTPLNLAIIGCTGSVGSSVMDVCRSYPDKFNVVGLAAGENISKLEALTGEFCPEMAVLSKIPRDRLPSSSADTKFFGGPGALIEMVRSDTVDHVVVASSGTDGIPALQEALKEGKTISLANKESILVAGKWVMASASQDQIRPLDSEHNAVWQCLAGEDPSSVSEVSLTASGGPFLKTPLKEMQFITPADAVAHPVWDMGKKISVDSATMINKGIEIIEAMRLFSLPHDRVRGYIHPGSSVHGAVRFVDGAVKMVMAPPDMRLAALNTLGYPKRLPLEPLGIEPLTMNGRDLVFFSPDRDRYPGYHLCLDISRMGGSYPTVLVGADEVAVEAFLKGAIAFTHIWQVIARVVDLYDGREGSDLEDELQILDWARDKARSICFGR; this is encoded by the coding sequence ATGACCGATATGACTCCGTTGAACCTGGCGATAATAGGTTGTACCGGAAGCGTTGGATCTTCCGTGATGGACGTCTGTAGGAGTTACCCCGATAAGTTTAACGTTGTAGGGCTTGCCGCCGGGGAAAACATCTCCAAGCTTGAGGCATTGACAGGAGAGTTTTGCCCCGAAATGGCGGTTCTGTCGAAAATCCCGAGAGACCGACTTCCCAGCTCATCCGCCGATACGAAGTTCTTCGGGGGACCGGGAGCTCTTATAGAGATGGTCCGTTCCGATACGGTCGATCACGTGGTGGTAGCGTCTTCAGGAACGGACGGTATCCCCGCGCTTCAGGAAGCCCTTAAGGAGGGCAAGACTATCTCTCTAGCCAATAAAGAGAGCATCCTGGTGGCGGGGAAGTGGGTTATGGCGTCTGCCTCTCAAGACCAGATAAGGCCACTGGACAGCGAACATAACGCCGTTTGGCAATGTCTGGCAGGGGAGGATCCATCTTCTGTATCGGAGGTGTCCTTGACGGCCTCGGGAGGTCCCTTCCTCAAGACGCCTCTGAAAGAGATGCAGTTTATAACTCCCGCCGATGCCGTCGCCCATCCCGTTTGGGATATGGGGAAGAAGATAAGCGTAGACAGCGCTACCATGATAAACAAAGGTATAGAGATCATAGAGGCTATGAGGCTTTTTTCGTTACCTCACGACAGGGTAAGGGGGTATATCCACCCTGGATCGTCGGTACATGGTGCCGTCAGGTTCGTCGACGGGGCGGTGAAGATGGTGATGGCCCCTCCCGACATGAGGTTGGCAGCGTTGAACACCTTGGGATACCCCAAGAGGCTTCCTCTGGAACCGCTTGGTATCGAGCCTTTGACCATGAACGGAAGGGATTTGGTTTTCTTCTCTCCCGATAGAGACAGATATCCCGGGTACCATCTGTGTTTGGATATATCTCGTATGGGAGGAAGCTACCCCACGGTGCTGGTAGGGGCCGACGAGGTGGCAGTCGAAGCCTTTCTTAAGGGGGCCATAGCCTTTACCCATATCTGGCAGGTGATAGCCAGAGTCGTAGACCTCTACGACGGAAGGGAAGGCTCCGATCTCGAGGACGAACTGCAAATACTTGACTGGGCCAGGGATAAGGCCCGTTCGATCTGTTTCGGGAGGTGA
- the argF gene encoding ornithine carbamoyltransferase: MAINLRGRSFLTLKDFTSREIAYLLDLSMDLKRKKRAGIKGDLLENKNVALIFEKSSTRTRCAFTVACIDEGAHPEFLGKNDIHLGKKEDVQDTARVLGRMFDGIQFRGFSQDLVEALAKHSGVPVWNGLTDAYHPTQILADFLTIQEAFGKLKGLKLVYIGDGRNNMANSLMIGAAKVGMHCTIAAPESLFPEASLVEEVRAIAAETGAKIVLESDPKKAVKDADAIYTDVWASMGEEDKVADRIALLTPYQVNSELMSATGNSETIFLHCLPANKGQEVTEEVFESSRSLVFDEAENRLHTIKAVMVATLGK, from the coding sequence ATGGCGATCAACCTCAGAGGACGTAGTTTCTTGACCCTTAAGGATTTCACCTCCCGTGAAATCGCATATCTTCTCGATCTTTCGATGGATCTCAAAAGGAAAAAGAGAGCGGGCATAAAGGGAGACCTTTTGGAGAATAAGAACGTGGCACTTATATTCGAGAAATCGTCCACCAGGACCAGATGTGCCTTTACCGTCGCCTGTATCGACGAGGGAGCACATCCCGAGTTCTTGGGAAAGAACGATATCCATCTCGGCAAAAAAGAGGACGTCCAGGACACGGCAAGGGTTCTCGGCCGCATGTTCGACGGGATTCAGTTCCGTGGTTTCAGCCAGGACCTCGTAGAGGCTCTCGCCAAGCATAGCGGTGTCCCAGTCTGGAACGGCCTTACCGACGCCTATCATCCTACCCAGATACTGGCCGACTTCCTGACCATCCAGGAGGCTTTCGGAAAGCTTAAAGGCCTGAAGTTGGTCTATATCGGAGACGGAAGAAACAACATGGCCAACTCCCTCATGATCGGAGCTGCCAAGGTTGGAATGCACTGCACCATCGCCGCTCCCGAGAGCCTGTTCCCCGAGGCTTCTCTGGTAGAGGAGGTAAGAGCCATCGCCGCCGAGACAGGAGCTAAGATAGTCTTGGAAAGCGATCCCAAGAAGGCCGTAAAAGACGCCGATGCCATCTACACCGACGTCTGGGCCTCCATGGGCGAGGAGGACAAGGTGGCGGATAGGATAGCCCTTCTGACTCCCTATCAGGTCAACTCGGAGCTTATGTCGGCTACCGGAAACTCCGAGACCATCTTCCTCCACTGTCTTCCTGCCAACAAGGGGCAGGAGGTCACGGAGGAAGTGTTCGAGTCTTCCCGTTCTCTGGTGTTCGACGAGGCGGAGAATAGACTTCACACCATAAAGGCGGTTATGGTCGCGACCCTAGGAAAATAG
- the nadE gene encoding NAD(+) synthase: MAETRKKAEEMVRIIENWLRSKMDDAGCAGGVVGLSGGIDSAVVAALLKRVFGENMLAVKMPCHSLSEDGDHADLMIDSFDLPWTAVDLSDIYDRFTEILSLDKNSLASANIKPRLRMTVLYALAQDRNFLVCGTGNKAELTVGYFTKHGDSGADLLPLADLTKGEVREVARFLGVPAIIVEKAPSAGLWEGQTDEKEMGLSYDQIDEYIVRGGKCEVSDEIDRRFKMTEHKRKLPEACTVFEDSI; this comes from the coding sequence ATGGCGGAAACGAGAAAAAAGGCAGAAGAGATGGTGCGGATCATAGAGAACTGGCTTAGGTCGAAGATGGACGATGCCGGATGTGCTGGAGGAGTCGTCGGGCTGAGTGGAGGAATAGACTCGGCAGTCGTGGCCGCTCTTCTCAAAAGGGTCTTTGGGGAGAACATGCTGGCGGTCAAGATGCCCTGTCACAGTCTGTCCGAGGACGGTGACCATGCCGATCTGATGATCGATTCTTTCGACCTGCCCTGGACTGCGGTGGATCTATCGGATATATACGATCGTTTTACTGAAATATTGAGCTTGGACAAAAATAGCCTTGCCTCCGCCAACATAAAGCCGAGGCTGAGGATGACCGTTCTTTACGCTTTGGCCCAGGACAGAAATTTCTTGGTCTGTGGTACGGGCAACAAGGCGGAGCTTACGGTAGGTTACTTCACCAAACACGGTGATTCAGGGGCAGATCTGCTCCCTTTGGCGGATCTCACCAAAGGAGAGGTCCGGGAGGTAGCTCGTTTTCTGGGTGTGCCTGCGATTATCGTGGAGAAAGCGCCCTCTGCCGGTCTATGGGAAGGTCAGACGGACGAAAAAGAGATGGGACTCTCCTACGATCAGATAGACGAGTATATAGTCAGAGGCGGTAAATGCGAGGTCTCCGACGAGATCGACAGGCGATTTAAGATGACGGAGCACAAGAGGAAGCTCCCCGAAGCTTGTACAGTTTTCGAGGATAGTATATAA